GCCACTCTCGCTGATGTAGCAAATGAAGTCATAAATAATTATAACCTCCAGGGTGTCTATTTTGAAAACGTCTGCTGCATTTTACCAACTGCCCCCCTAATCAAGCCACATAGTATTATTAAAGGATATTTTAAATTACAAGAAGGATCATTCAATTCTGTTTGTCCAGTCGTCAAATTCACGTATCCGATATTACGTGCTTTAGAAATTAGCGTGGATGGTAAATTAAAAATGGTATGGCCAGAACATATTAAAACTAGGAGCCAGGATCTCAAAACTGCTTATCATGATTCGGGATCATTCTATTGGATAAAAACTGAAGCGCTTAAAAAAGAGGGTACATTTTTTTGTAACCAAGGAACTGCTATCATTTTGAACGAATCAGAAGTTCAAGATATAGACACAATGGATGATTGGCGTATAGCAGAGTTAAAATATCACATTACTCATGGCTAAAGGCACCATAATCTTTCGAGCTGACGGTGGTGCAAACCTGGGGATGGGGCATTTCATAAGATCATTGGCTTTGGCAGAGATGTTAAATCAGTCTTTCAATTGCATATTTGCTACACGTAATCCTTCAGAATATCAACTTAAAGAAATAAGCTCGGTTTGTCACAAGTACATTAATCTATCTAATGATGACGAACACTACTTGCAATTTCTAAACATACTAACAGGAAATGAAATTGTTGTCTTAGATAACTATTTCTTTTCAACCGACTATCAACGTGCAATCCGTGCCAAAGGATGCAAGTTGGTTTGCATAGATGACCTGAATGAAATTCACTTCGTCGCAGATATGATCATTAATCATTCCATTGGTGCTGATCCAAGTGTTTATTCAAAGGAAACTTACACTAAAGTATTAACAGGATTAGATTTCGCATTGCTACGCCAGCCATATTTTCAAGATGATGCGTCATTTGACGAAAAAAAGTATGGCGCAGTAATTATTATGGGGGGCACTGATCCACTAGACCTTTC
Above is a window of Bacteroidales bacterium DNA encoding:
- the pseF gene encoding pseudaminic acid cytidylyltransferase, with amino-acid sequence MSNLAIIPARGGSKRIPKKNIKEFLGKPIIAYSIKAAIESGLFDEIMVSTDDEEIRNISIKYGAKVPFLRTNKNSDDYATLADVANEVINNYNLQGVYFENVCCILPTAPLIKPHSIIKGYFKLQEGSFNSVCPVVKFTYPILRALEISVDGKLKMVWPEHIKTRSQDLKTAYHDSGSFYWIKTEALKKEGTFFCNQGTAIILNESEVQDIDTMDDWRIAELKYHITHG
- a CDS encoding UDP-2,4-diacetamido-2,4,6-trideoxy-beta-L-altropyranose hydrolase, yielding MGHFIRSLALAEMLNQSFNCIFATRNPSEYQLKEISSVCHKYINLSNDDEHYLQFLNILTGNEIVVLDNYFFSTDYQRAIRAKGCKLVCIDDLNEIHFVADMIINHSIGADPSVYSKETYTKVLTGLDFALLRQPYFQDDASFDEKKYGAVIIMGGTDPLDLSSKTLHILNQIKFPKPIAVVGKVNSTFHGNNSINVSHFEHLSSFQILSLMRTSEFGLLPASTVSIEACAARLPFICGYFVENQKKNYDSIKEQELAICIGDWTKIGSLSLCAAIKKITTPDTIRRVTKNQVKMLDRKSNIRLVNAFLEL